The Periplaneta americana isolate PAMFEO1 chromosome 14, P.americana_PAMFEO1_priV1, whole genome shotgun sequence region atgtgctccagcttcaactattcaaattctttcataggttttcaccatttgtttagatattctatgcatatcgcgcattattcaatattcatattatttctagttgaaatgccgaacatttcaatttttttttaaagtgccTGCtggacaggataaaattattaaaaaatttaaaaagaggacatgtcctccttttgccggacgaaTGGTAATCTTACACGAACCTGTACGAACACATGTATGCTTGCATCATTGCCTCTGCCAGCCCACCATTCCCTGCTGTGAGTGCATCAGCAGCACACAGTGAAAATGCCATAGCTCCTGTCCATACCACATCTGATTGTTCTGTATTATTGAATGATGTTAAAACTGATATTCTAATCTGGGTGTGGTACCACCATACAGGTGCATTGATGAAATGGCACTAAAAATACATAGATAGGCTACTATCTACATGATATAatactaattaattttttttgacaGTCACTCTAGGATTGTGCAACATTTTCAAATAGTCTAATTAGACTAATGTACTGTATATTCTAATTTTTCAGTCAAGAAGTAGTTCTGACTGGAAAAAACTCAGAAAATAAAGCTGTGCAGAAACATGTTGAGAGCTGTATCAACTGGTTGAAGGTTTACTTTAATGATGTGGGAAGTATTAAGACAGTGCCCATTCCGGACATATGCGTTGCTTCGGAAATAGGTGGGTTACTCTTATgtggtaatttttatatttcattaacatttaaACGTAATTGAAGGATTTAAAGAGAAGTGTATAGCAAAGAAACGAAGTTGGGACCGACTCTAAGAGTACaggtaagttaagtttttaaaaattgtGCTTCAGACCTACGATCACATATGGATATCCAATTTGGGGTGGTGCaacacattttcatttaattaaattgCAAATTTTTACGATCAGCTGTTAATGGGTCTTGGTAGCTACATAAGAAACAGTCAGTTACACTGTGATCTTCAGATTCAACCAATAAAAGAACACTTTAAAAACTTTCTCATAATTTTTTCCTTCAGTTTAGCCTATCCCTTGCTCCTCCTACTGAAATCCTCAGTCTTGGTCAGAACTTTCCCTTTTCGCATCCATAACAAAATGCCATCACACACATTCATCATCAATTTTGCAAATTCCTACtgtaacatttaattttgaaTGGGTCATTCTTTTGTAGTTTTTCTCCTAAATGTCAATTAATTTAGCAgtcttcataatttaatcattatttaaaCCTTTGAATATGATGCCTACATTTATGTAGGATACGGAATAGGGGTACTCTTTGGCTTTATTCTCAGAATTATGTTCATTGAAACATAACTGTAAGACGTGTAGAGCTGGTAAGCAAAGTAAAgtgggaaaaaaaagaaaaactgttgccGTAATGTGCAAGAAATCTTGGCCAACTGTACAAAGAAGTTTGAGaaataatcacagtctagtatatacagtcaggatGCTTAAGTTGTTgagaatactaggaacaatagactgtgccggtaatatttcgcattgtctgtaatgaggcgatagtagcgatcctagtggttagcaactatctattgatgcatattccctatgtattaagcttcgtgactttatatactagactgtgaagtAATCATgctgaattaaaatattaatgtaagtGTGAAGGTCACATGTGAAAATTGATGAATTGGAAGTTCGGGAAAAGAAAGTATGTCTTCCCATAAAGGGAATTGTGTCGAAGGCCATTAATTCTCGTTTCCGCTCCCCCTCCcccaaaagaatttttttttttttttttcaagtaaaaaATACTCTTCTTTATTTGCTGATCAAATGCATTACTCATTTGAACTTTGTGTTTTGTAACAACATCTACTAGTCCACCACTGTGAAGTCATGGTGAGCATGTCTGATCATGAAACAAGCAGGCCAGATTCagatcctggttggggttttttcccagatttccctcaaccaaatgaagcagaattgctaggtaactttcggtgttggacctcgtattcatttcaccatcattaatttTCAAATGTCATTGTATCATTATCATAACCTGGTTTAAGTTCACAGTTAAGTGTGCTGTATTTGTACAAAAGTACGGCTGTTCAGCAaaaaaatcattcacagaacaggagtggtaagcaataagcctcaggctgtggTGCAAGTCTTTGGGTCCctcctctgtaaaaaaaaaaataaaataaaataatatccacTAAGCTAACCATCATTACATAACTAGCTTTTTGTTACTAAAACAGATTAATAATTTGAAACCATGTGCCACTCCTTCCCCATTCAGTGCTTATTTTTCCTCTGGCTCGACATGGAATGGTCACTAATGCCAGAGCAGTTTGCTTACCTTTATTTTAGAGTCTAGCCTGAAGCTGTTCTTGCTATTAGATTCATTGTCGTATTTCACGATTATAGCTTTTAATAGCCTAGTTTGATGTAATTTTTAGGGTATTGTCagccatttttttttgtaacaaacACCTCGTACTAAAAAAAAATCATCCtggtgtaaaaataaaatggtaataTGTAGTAAAATGTCTAAATAGCTCATATCTTAATGTGTTGACAGAATTTTTGTGAAGcattaatttttcatataaaataaagtaaaatcatGTGTTACATACTTGTTACATCAGTTACAAATCCATGttatatttattacagaaaataccataatattttttaattaaaataaacatttattaaacTTGTCAACACACATAGTTAATGCCATTCTTCAAGTACCAgtaaagaatttttaaaatactgataTTCATAAAGATTAACAGATTTTTAAGATAATATAAAACGGAGTGTTGTGGTACGTGATATTTTTGTCACAACCATTATAGCACAAAAAAtggcaataaaatgaaaatcttcaGAGCAGtaatgatgaaaattcccatgagTCTAACAAGGGAACCAtcccaggtcgtgtagcttgaatttaatgaaaattcatatttaaattgatttttgtTTGTTAAGTAACGTGGTAATGTCgttcatttcacttttctctcgtttacgaaatatagtgacttgaaaatcgatgttACTTATGCTGCTTCTTGCACGCACTCAGATTCTCATAGTTCTGCGACACCTTATCACAGCTCCCACATTAATGAtctatgtattttctttttctcttaactgaCATTAATAGAATACTCTTGCTGAAAtagaaattcaatttgaatttaaattatatattaacttTGTGACTTACCTTAAATATGTGTGGTTTCGTAATGAAGTGGTCGGAACAAAGAGCCTTtaaacagtacaaacattttatataggctggtTTTTCACTCTCTTCTGTAACATacacacactgtttccaacatgcaacattgttgcaagaacgttatcaaactttctcacatATTTCTTCGTCACATCCACACCTCTGCCATGCGtatattagcatgtctttgaggacaGGTGGATGAAATTGAATGCAATGTCATTATGAAGTCCCTATCGTGCAATGTAtctggaatgttttcacagataattttatccctgaaatactcttctagccttctaattacaattttatattgtctaAAAAAATACATATCCAAGGGTTGCAAAAATCTTTGTAGTTTTTGGAggtataatttgtgttttaatcgTCTTATTatgtaaagtattgtttactccttcaaaagtaaatataatgtcatctatgtgaccactccaggaatccagaaaTAGTAGTGTGCCTTTCTTAATATCTGGAAAAaaatacatctcttaaccatcttctcacgtgattttttttgtcagtttaccagAAGTACTTGCATGGACAACAACATTAAATGGCTAATCATTGTCTATACGTTGTTTTACTTCAGGCCCAAATTTccctttcggttcttgaaagcatagtatgtacagtcgtgttcctagacttccagctgcataccTGTGGATTTGGATGGTGTATGAATGAGTGGAAGAtgccatggattgcactactacttTATTAATGTGAGTTTAGAGAAAATAAATTGACTAGAGCATTAACGCATGAGTTGTGATACGGTGTCGTGGAACTATGAGGATCTGAGTGCGTAAGAATCGGtgtaagtagcaacgattttcaagtgaGTATATTTCGTAAATGAGGAAAAAGCGAAATGAACAACTATCACCATGTTTcgtaacgaacgaaaattagcttaaatatgcattttcatttaagCTACACGACTTGGGATGGATCCCTTATAAGAAAGACCACAAGGCGACAAGGTAAGAATGGAACGTCCAAACCTGTGTACATGTCATATCCACTACAAAAGAATGGCTGTTTTATATCCTGTTTGGAATGCTATtccaaaacttttatttttatatgtaaaaattataatttaattgaaaacaaaTTGGACAATTTTTGTGAAAAGCACATTGCacacatttctgaaaaagaaACTATAAGCTTGCTGTCCATGAAATGCATTAAATCTTTATCGtcaatgatatgatatataaatatgtaaaatttcagGTTCATTTCAAGAAAGAGTCTGGATTGCATTGGCAAAAAATGTTGGACCTGGAGAGACTGTATCATATGGAGGATTGGCAAAATTAGTGAATAGTCCAGGTTTGTtatattcattctttctttaactaaaagcaagaaaaaaattttacattttgagtGTATTTTTGGACCTATTCCTTTTCCGTAGTAATTCAAGAGGAATAGTCAATATTTTTGGGGATGGTAGTAGGGactattctgaataaaaaaagcagttcatttaaatatatgtacaatttttaatGGGTGTGGAGACAAACTGTGTGAATGTTATGTATAACATGATACAAGTAACAACTTTCCATCTGTTATATAGGTGCGTCACAAGCAGTTGGCAATGCAATGGCTGCAAACCCTATACAGATCATAGTTCCTTGCCATCGTGTCATACGTAGCGATGGTTCAATGGGACTTTATTCCAGGGGTAAAAAGAACACTGTGAAGAACTGGCTGCTGGAACATGAAGGCCTGAAAATTGTTAATAAGAAAGTTTTGATACAGGGCTTCAAGTAATAACTTCCTTACATTATTATTCTACAGTGCACAGTGGACTAAAATCGAATTctagaatggaaaaagttatatTATGAGAATAAATGTCATACTTATACTACTGTGACATTGGAATGTCCTTGCCCTGGCAGGAATATGTTTGAAATGGTAAGAGCAGCTGACCAGAACAAAGTACAATCAGTTATCACCTGTTTCAACCACAGTCCTCTCTAGTGTGGTTCCAACTTCAACCAAGAGTCTTTCTTACAAGTCTACATGAAgttgaaaattttattaaaattaatgccTTTCTCACTACTtctcttaaattaattttatagtttTCTGAACCGTGGAATTGAAACATTATTGCTTATTTAAGTGGAAATGCGTACTGTAGGTTTATTTTCCGTGTATATTCGTTGTATTGAAACCTCAGTACTAATAAAAGAGTGTCAATAATCATAGTTCACAGTGTAAAAATGACTGTTGAAGACACTAGGACATTAACTAAgttaaacaaatgtaataatcaTCAGTTTTAGTAGCAGGTTCTTTTATATACATTAGGAATTCCTAAGGTAGACTTATCGATTGTGTGAGAAAGAACATACTgtcaaaaaattcgaaatcagATTAAGAATTTTTCCTGATAGAATTGACTTTAGCTCACTGTCCAGTCTTATTGGCACATATTTGGCTCTAAATATGTTTCTTCTCCAGGACTTGAAATTAAATGATCAAgtattttctcttcttatttttgTGGTTAGGTATGTAGTCATATCAAATACTTTATCATATGTTTTCGAAATGTTGCAAACAAATTCTTCTGTGCTTGTTTTAAGTATTTTCAAATATAACTACAACTACTGGTTGAATATAGTGTAGAGAAACTGTATTGTGGCACTCCAGCCCTTCGTCAATATGCTCACAGATTTCAATGCTTTTGGTGATGTGCAGCTTGAACTAGTGAATGTAAATGAAATCAACTTCATGAGAGCGAACATATACAAAGAAACGAAATGAAGAGTAGAATACAACTGGAATTATCTGTTAGTTTGaaagggattgtttcaataattaaaaaaaaaatgttattttgttattttttaagtttctttaacgGGCGAAATGTGCacgaaatagtttttttttgtgaaatattcaccgaaatcaaaccattttaatcatcgaaatcagggtaaaataatcacaataaaatCACACCCCTACTAATGAGCATGATCAAGTAAATAGAAGGC contains the following coding sequences:
- the agt gene encoding methylated-DNA--protein-cysteine methyltransferase; the encoded protein is MVCVKSVDVFNLISPIGEMVLKVCPQGLHCLSQYDYISDENFEPQKNQEVVLTGKNSENKAVQKHVESCINWLKVYFNDVGSIKTVPIPDICVASEIGSFQERVWIALAKNVGPGETVSYGGLAKLVNSPGASQAVGNAMAANPIQIIVPCHRVIRSDGSMGLYSRGKKNTVKNWLLEHEGLKIVNKKVLIQGFK